A genomic region of Arachis hypogaea cultivar Tifrunner chromosome 5, arahy.Tifrunner.gnm2.J5K5, whole genome shotgun sequence contains the following coding sequences:
- the LOC112801342 gene encoding 4-coumarate--CoA ligase 2, producing the protein MLSVAPSLDSTQTQQQQQQQRTADPTQQPNSSPQNVHIFKSKLPDIPLSNHLPLHSFCFQRLNEISDRPCLIVGSAGKIYTYGETYHASRRLAAGMSAIGITKGDVIMILLQNSAEFVFSFIAASMIGAVATTANPFYTPAEIFKQITASKAKLVITQAMYVDKLRDSDSAKIGEDFKVVTVDDPPENCLHFSAISEGNENDLPEVEIHPDDAVALPFSSGTTGLPKGVVLTHRSLTTSVAQQVDGENPNLYLKTEDVLLCVLPLFHIFSLNSVLLCALRAGSAVLLMQKFDIGTLLELIQRYRVSVAMVVPPLVLALAKNPMVVEYDLSSIRLVLSGAAPLGKELEEGLRSRVPQAVLGQGYGMTEAGPVLSMCLGFAKQPFPTKSGSCGTVVRNAELKVVDPETGCSLGYNQPGEICIRGQQIMKGYLNDDTATATTIDVDGWLHTGDVGYVDDDDEIFIVDRVKELIKFKGFQVPPAELEALLVSHPSIADAAVVPQKDVAAGEVPVAFVVRSNGFELTEESVKEFIAKQVVFYKRLHKVYFVHAIPKSPSGKILRKDLRAKLENTTTLKP; encoded by the exons ATGTTGTCAGTAGCTCCTTCTCTTGACAGCacccaaacccaacaacaacagcagcagcaaAGGACCGCTGACCCAACCCAACAACCCAATTCTTCTCCCCAAAATGTCCACATCTTCAAGTCTAAATTACCCGATATACCCCTCTCTAACCACCTTCCTCTCCACTCTTTCTGCTTCCAAAGACTCAATGAAATCTCTGACCGTCCATGTCTCATCGTCGGTTCCGCCGGAAAAATCTACACCTACGGCGAAACATACCACGCCTCCCGGAGACTCGCCGCCGGCATGTCCGCCATCGGAATTACCAAGGGCGATGTCATCATGATCCTCCTCCAGAACTCAGCGGAGTTTGTCTTCTCCTTCATCGCCGCCTCCATGATCGGCGCTGTCGCCACCACCGCCAACCCGTTCTACACTCCCGCCGAGATCTTCAAGCAGATCACCGCCTCCAAGGCCAAGCTCGTCATCACGCAGGCAATGTACGTTGACAAGCTCCGAGACAGCGATTCCGCCAAAATCGGAGAGGATTTCAAGGTCGTAACCGTCGACGATCCGCCGGAGAACTGCCTGCACTTCTCAGCGATCTCCGAGGGAAACGAGAACGACCTACCGGAGGTTGAGATCCACCCTGACGACGCGGTGGCGCTGCCGTTCTCCTCCGGAACAACCGGTCTCCCGAAAGGAGTGGTTCTCACGCATAGGAGCTTAACGACGAGCGTGGCTCAACAGGTCGACGGAGAAAACCCTAACCTGTACCTGAAAACGGAGGACGTTCTTCTCTGCGTTCTTCCTCTGTTCCACATATTCTCGCTGAACAGTGTTCTGTTGTGTGCTTTGAGAGCTGGAAGCGCCGTGTTGCTGATGCAGAAGTTCGACATTGGAACGTTGCTGGAGCTCATTCAGAGGTACAGGGTTTCGGTGGCGATGGTGGTGCCACCGCTCGTGCTGGCTCTGGCGAAGAATCCGATGGTGGTGGAGTATGATTTGAGCTCTATAAGGTTGGTGTTGTCCGGAGCGGCGCCGCTCGGCAAGGAGCTCGAAGAGGGTCTCCGGAGCAGGGTGCCTCAAGCTGTTTTGGGACAG GGGTACGGGATGACAGAGGCAGGGCCAGTGCTGTCCATGTGCTTGGGCTTTGCGAAGCAACCATTCCCAACGAAATCAGGTTCATGTGGCACTGTTGTTAGAAATGCTGAGCTTAAGGTCGTCGACCCTGAAACTGGTTGCTCTCTTGGTTATAATCAACCTGGTGAAATTTGCATCCGTGGTCAACAAATCATGAAAG GGTATTTGAACGATGATACAGCAACAGCAACAACTATCGATGTGGATGGCTGGCTGCATACCGGTGATGTTGGTTatgtagatgatgatgatgaaatctTCATCGTTGACAGGGTCAAGGAACTCATCAAATTTAAAGGTTTCCAG GTGCCCCCTGCAGAACTTGAAGCCCTTCTTGTAAGTCACCCCTCTATTGCAGACGCAGCTGTTGTCCC GCAAAAGGATGTTGCTGCTGGTGAAGTTCCTGTTGCATTCGTGGTTAGATCTAATGGCTTTGAACTCACTGAAGAGTCTGTAAAGGAATTCATAGCTAAACAG GTAGTGTTTTACAAAAGACTACACAAAGTGTACTTTGTGCATGCAATTCCGAAGTCTCCATCAGGAAAGATATTAAGGAAAGACCTCAGAGCAAAGCTAGAAAACACCACCACCCTTAAGCCCTAG
- the LOC112801341 gene encoding uncharacterized protein isoform X2 — protein MDPYDDILPTAPAGRGRAGAKFAPKVKPKPVPRKEISAEKHEISSKDGEGERVASSIITSSKDIDTVPQSKCHAAVASTLSVRPQHSAGSNLEDATKSQMANPQQVGVNVDTAALVDAQPSTAASTEVESAREEDPVALEGSRHSNFVPETNLSNDSTHPVQTADSVEKLSNNVAILSTICSTGGSMGDPAQNEKEPVLDSNDCLGLSDDLMQVGPDVGFENASDNDAAILESNIQSNLIFGREREAESEKFELDPFSEVLPDPGTRTARKFQPKIKPRPRVGAKPAVASASSNDMMARSVELPTFCMNEVQSFQSSDDGISMLNQPSNSPVPTLEIPMATDLSIHNGTRDLPSSVGKSAAESADIFAGLESIDDFTTQAATTTGKPILQSETEEAVNLSPGCPVDNVSDYQSKKTDKDPASEIPVDEELTNSPNSPTLADLMQDANGRKKEDAVWSSLRKRKKSGANEEDKGVKTSRQRRKQATHKPVSNSVNEDDDDDDDLDPPYNPYRDEPEENDEEFEVDDSSKKKASLNSTKKSVAKNGKTSQKHKKANEDLENGKKEPPKKFSHSSRQKRRCVNQALLEIPEDELDMHTLSLKDIILLAEHRERLAKKEAATSKTSTNQSGGDSQHEAEAGANSEEEYLGSEDDREAGDDEASESVPLASSLFNYQSFMEKTPRGKWTKHDNELFYEAVRQFGTDFSMIQQLFPDRTRHQIKLKYKKEERQHPLRLADAVNNRSKDNFHFKMLIERLQQASAKEDQDRGKDASGSMAAEEVENSAPGTNEDVGTTEQEEFATTEQEANVEDQQDSKSVPSPEQFDNSDDELAIWAQYKSEI, from the exons ATGGATCCTTACGATGATATTCTCCCAACGGCTCCTGCTGGGCGCG GTCGTGCTGGGGCAAAGTTTGCCCCGAAGGTCAAACCGAAACCGGTGCCTCGGAAGGAAATTTCTGCTGAAAAACATGAAATCTCGTCTAAAGATGGAGAGGGAGAACGTGTTGCTTCATCCATCATCACCAGCAGTAAGGACATAGATACTGTTCCCCAGAGTAAATGCCATGCTGCTGTTGCTTCCACTTTGAGTGTGCGACCTCAACATTCTGCAGGTTCAAATTTAGAGGATGCCACAAAATCTCAAATGGCAAATCCTCAGCAAGTTGGTGTAAATGTGGATACTGCAGCCTTAGTGGATGCTCAACCTTCCACAGCTGCATCGACTGAAGTTGAGTCAGCTCGTGAG GAAGATCCTGTAGCTTTGGAAGGGAGCCGACATTCTAATTTTGTTCCTGAGACCAATCTCAGTAATG ACTCAACACATCCAGTTCAAACTGCTGATTCTGTAGAGAAGCTATCAAATAATGTAGCTATTCTATCTACAATATGCTCAACCGGAGGTAGTATGGGAGATCCCGCTCAAAATGAAAAAGAGCCAGTTCTTGATAGCAACGACTGCTTGGGACTTAGTGATGATTTGATGCAAGTTGGCCCGGATGTGGGCTTTGAAAATGCTTCAGATAATGATGCTGCAATACTTGAGAGCAACATTCAATCGAACCTTATCTTTGGAAGAGAACGAGAG GCAGAGTCTGAGAAATTTGAATTGGATCCTTTTAGTGAAGTCCTCCCTGATCCTGGCACTAGGACTG CTCGTAAGTTTCAACCCAAGATTAAGCCACGACCTAGAGTAGGCGCAAAACCTGCTGTTGCTTCTGCTTCATCTAATGATATGATGGCAAGGTCTGTTGAGTTGCCTACATTTTGCATGAATGAAGTTCAATCTTTTCAGTctagtgatgatggcattagTATGTTAAATCAACCAAGCAATTCACCTGTACCCACATTAGAGATTCCTATGGCAACTGATTTATCAA TTCATAATGGAACTAGGGATTTGCCTTCTAGTGTTGGTAAATCAGCTGCAGAG AGTGCAGACATTTTTGCTGGGTTGGAATCCATTGATGACTTTACCACCCAAGCTGCCACTACTACAG GAAAACCAATTCTTCAATCGGAAACAGAG GAAGCTGTGAACTTGAGTCCTGGCTGCCCAGTTGATAATGTCTCAGATTATCAGTCCAAGAAAACTGACAAAGATCCAGCTTCTGAAATCCCGGTGGATGAAGAACTGACAAATTCTCCAAATAGTCCCACATTGGCTGATCTTATGCAG GATGCTAATGGAAGAAAAAAGGAAGACGCAGTGTGGAGTTCTCTTAGGAAGCGCAAAAAATCTGGTGCTAATGAGGAGGATAAAGGTGTTAAAACTTCAAGGCAGCGGAGGAAGCAAGCAACTCATAAACCTGTTAGCAACTCGGTgaatgaggatgatgatgatgatgacgacctTGACCCTCCCTATAATCCGTATAGAGATGAACCTGAAGAgaatgatgaagaatttgaaGTGGATGACTCCTCCAAGAAGAAGGCATCATTGAATTCAACAAAGAAATCAGTGGCTAAAAATGGAAAAACATCTCAAAAACATAAGAAGGCTAATGAAGATTTAGAAAATGGCAAAAAAGAACCTCCTAAAAAGTTCTCTCATTCAAGCAGACAAAAAAGAAGATGTG TGAACCAAGCACTGCTGGAAATTCCTGAGGATGAACTTGATATGCATACATTGTCTCTCAAGGATATCATTTTACTTGCAGAACACAGGGAGCGGCTGGCA aaaaagGAGGCAGCAACTTCAAAGACATCTACCAATCAAAG TGGTGGAGATTCCCAACATGAGGCCGAGGCTGGAGCTAATAGTGAAGAGGAGTATTTAGGTTCAGAAGATGATAGAGAAGCAGGTGACGATGAAGCCAGTGAGAGTGTTCCGTTGGCTTCCTCTTTATTCAACTACCAATCCTTCATGGAAAAGACTCCTAGGGGAAAATGGACAAAACATGATAATGAACTGTTCTATGAG GCAGTTAGGCAGTTTGGCACAGATTTTTCTATGATACAACAGCTTTTTCCTGATCGAACACGTCACCAAATTAAGTTGAAGTACAAGAAGGAAGAGCGACAGCATCCTCTACGGTTAGCTGATGCTGTAAATAATCGTTCAAAAG ATAATTTTCATTTTAAGATGTTGATTGAGAGACTGCAGCAAGCTTCAGCCAAGGAAGATCAAGACCGTGGTAAAGATGCATCAGGTTCGATGGCAGCAGAGGAGGTTGAGAATTCGGCACCTGGAACTAAT GAGGATGTTGGAACAACTGAACAGGAGGAGTTTGCAACAACTGAGCAGGAGGCAAATGTCGAAGATCAACAAGATTCTAAGTCAGTTCCTAGTCCAGAACAATTTGACAATAGTGATGATGAATTAGCAATATGGGCTCAATATAAAAGTGAAATTTAG
- the LOC112801341 gene encoding uncharacterized protein isoform X1, producing MDPYDDILPTAPAGRGRAGAKFAPKVKPKPVPRKEISAEKHEISSKDGEGERVASSIITSSKDIDTVPQSKCHAAVASTLSVRPQHSAGSNLEDATKSQMANPQQVGVNVDTAALVDAQPSTAASTEVESAREEDPVALEGSRHSNFVPETNLSNDSTHPVQTADSVEKLSNNVAILSTICSTGGSMGDPAQNEKEPVLDSNDCLGLSDDLMQVGPDVGFENASDNDAAILESNIQSNLIFGREREAESEKFELDPFSEVLPDPGTRTARKFQPKIKPRPRVGAKPAVASASSNDMMARSVELPTFCMNEVQSFQSSDDGISMLNQPSNSPVPTLEIPMATDLSSKFDYVDSSIPFSKDNNNLAAVSASQLDSLDAVFSDVAVHNGTRDLPSSVGKSAAESADIFAGLESIDDFTTQAATTTGKPILQSETEEAVNLSPGCPVDNVSDYQSKKTDKDPASEIPVDEELTNSPNSPTLADLMQDANGRKKEDAVWSSLRKRKKSGANEEDKGVKTSRQRRKQATHKPVSNSVNEDDDDDDDLDPPYNPYRDEPEENDEEFEVDDSSKKKASLNSTKKSVAKNGKTSQKHKKANEDLENGKKEPPKKFSHSSRQKRRCVNQALLEIPEDELDMHTLSLKDIILLAEHRERLAKKEAATSKTSTNQSGGDSQHEAEAGANSEEEYLGSEDDREAGDDEASESVPLASSLFNYQSFMEKTPRGKWTKHDNELFYEAVRQFGTDFSMIQQLFPDRTRHQIKLKYKKEERQHPLRLADAVNNRSKDNFHFKMLIERLQQASAKEDQDRGKDASGSMAAEEVENSAPGTNEDVGTTEQEEFATTEQEANVEDQQDSKSVPSPEQFDNSDDELAIWAQYKSEI from the exons ATGGATCCTTACGATGATATTCTCCCAACGGCTCCTGCTGGGCGCG GTCGTGCTGGGGCAAAGTTTGCCCCGAAGGTCAAACCGAAACCGGTGCCTCGGAAGGAAATTTCTGCTGAAAAACATGAAATCTCGTCTAAAGATGGAGAGGGAGAACGTGTTGCTTCATCCATCATCACCAGCAGTAAGGACATAGATACTGTTCCCCAGAGTAAATGCCATGCTGCTGTTGCTTCCACTTTGAGTGTGCGACCTCAACATTCTGCAGGTTCAAATTTAGAGGATGCCACAAAATCTCAAATGGCAAATCCTCAGCAAGTTGGTGTAAATGTGGATACTGCAGCCTTAGTGGATGCTCAACCTTCCACAGCTGCATCGACTGAAGTTGAGTCAGCTCGTGAG GAAGATCCTGTAGCTTTGGAAGGGAGCCGACATTCTAATTTTGTTCCTGAGACCAATCTCAGTAATG ACTCAACACATCCAGTTCAAACTGCTGATTCTGTAGAGAAGCTATCAAATAATGTAGCTATTCTATCTACAATATGCTCAACCGGAGGTAGTATGGGAGATCCCGCTCAAAATGAAAAAGAGCCAGTTCTTGATAGCAACGACTGCTTGGGACTTAGTGATGATTTGATGCAAGTTGGCCCGGATGTGGGCTTTGAAAATGCTTCAGATAATGATGCTGCAATACTTGAGAGCAACATTCAATCGAACCTTATCTTTGGAAGAGAACGAGAG GCAGAGTCTGAGAAATTTGAATTGGATCCTTTTAGTGAAGTCCTCCCTGATCCTGGCACTAGGACTG CTCGTAAGTTTCAACCCAAGATTAAGCCACGACCTAGAGTAGGCGCAAAACCTGCTGTTGCTTCTGCTTCATCTAATGATATGATGGCAAGGTCTGTTGAGTTGCCTACATTTTGCATGAATGAAGTTCAATCTTTTCAGTctagtgatgatggcattagTATGTTAAATCAACCAAGCAATTCACCTGTACCCACATTAGAGATTCCTATGGCAACTGATTTATCAAGTAAGTTTGATTATGTGGACTCAAGTATTCCATTCTCTAAAGACAACAATAATTTGGCAGCAGTCAGTGCTTCCCAACTGGATTCTCTCGATGCTGTGTTTTCTGATGTTGCAGTTCATAATGGAACTAGGGATTTGCCTTCTAGTGTTGGTAAATCAGCTGCAGAG AGTGCAGACATTTTTGCTGGGTTGGAATCCATTGATGACTTTACCACCCAAGCTGCCACTACTACAG GAAAACCAATTCTTCAATCGGAAACAGAG GAAGCTGTGAACTTGAGTCCTGGCTGCCCAGTTGATAATGTCTCAGATTATCAGTCCAAGAAAACTGACAAAGATCCAGCTTCTGAAATCCCGGTGGATGAAGAACTGACAAATTCTCCAAATAGTCCCACATTGGCTGATCTTATGCAG GATGCTAATGGAAGAAAAAAGGAAGACGCAGTGTGGAGTTCTCTTAGGAAGCGCAAAAAATCTGGTGCTAATGAGGAGGATAAAGGTGTTAAAACTTCAAGGCAGCGGAGGAAGCAAGCAACTCATAAACCTGTTAGCAACTCGGTgaatgaggatgatgatgatgatgacgacctTGACCCTCCCTATAATCCGTATAGAGATGAACCTGAAGAgaatgatgaagaatttgaaGTGGATGACTCCTCCAAGAAGAAGGCATCATTGAATTCAACAAAGAAATCAGTGGCTAAAAATGGAAAAACATCTCAAAAACATAAGAAGGCTAATGAAGATTTAGAAAATGGCAAAAAAGAACCTCCTAAAAAGTTCTCTCATTCAAGCAGACAAAAAAGAAGATGTG TGAACCAAGCACTGCTGGAAATTCCTGAGGATGAACTTGATATGCATACATTGTCTCTCAAGGATATCATTTTACTTGCAGAACACAGGGAGCGGCTGGCA aaaaagGAGGCAGCAACTTCAAAGACATCTACCAATCAAAG TGGTGGAGATTCCCAACATGAGGCCGAGGCTGGAGCTAATAGTGAAGAGGAGTATTTAGGTTCAGAAGATGATAGAGAAGCAGGTGACGATGAAGCCAGTGAGAGTGTTCCGTTGGCTTCCTCTTTATTCAACTACCAATCCTTCATGGAAAAGACTCCTAGGGGAAAATGGACAAAACATGATAATGAACTGTTCTATGAG GCAGTTAGGCAGTTTGGCACAGATTTTTCTATGATACAACAGCTTTTTCCTGATCGAACACGTCACCAAATTAAGTTGAAGTACAAGAAGGAAGAGCGACAGCATCCTCTACGGTTAGCTGATGCTGTAAATAATCGTTCAAAAG ATAATTTTCATTTTAAGATGTTGATTGAGAGACTGCAGCAAGCTTCAGCCAAGGAAGATCAAGACCGTGGTAAAGATGCATCAGGTTCGATGGCAGCAGAGGAGGTTGAGAATTCGGCACCTGGAACTAAT GAGGATGTTGGAACAACTGAACAGGAGGAGTTTGCAACAACTGAGCAGGAGGCAAATGTCGAAGATCAACAAGATTCTAAGTCAGTTCCTAGTCCAGAACAATTTGACAATAGTGATGATGAATTAGCAATATGGGCTCAATATAAAAGTGAAATTTAG
- the LOC112801346 gene encoding probable NADH dehydrogenase [ubiquinone] 1 alpha subcomplex subunit 12, with the protein MASSVVKNVMKSIREKGFGAFLRELKDEGYLRCLPDGNLLQTKIHNIGATLVGVDKFGNKYYEKLEDTQYGRHRWVEYAEKSRYNASQVPPEWHGWLHFITDHTGDELLLLKPRRYGVEHKENLSGEGEQYIYHSKGHALNPGQRDWTSYQPWQSKPEP; encoded by the exons ATGGCATCCTCGGTGGTGAAGAACGTCATGAAATCGATCAGAGAGAAGGGTTTCGGTGCCTTCCTCAGAGAGCTCAAAGATGAAGGCTACCT GAGGTGCCTTCCGGACGGGAATCTCTT GCAAACCAAGATTCATAATATTGGTGCAACGCTTGTTGGTGTTGACAAATTTGGTAACAAGTACTATGAGAAACTTGAAGACACGCAATACG GAAGGCACAGGTGGGTTGAATATGCAGAGAAGAGTAGATATAATGCTTCACAAGTTCCACCTGAATGGCATGGTTGGCTCCACTTCATAACTGATCATACAGGAGATGAG CTTCTTTTACTGAAACCAAGAAGGTATGGTGTTGAACACAAAGAAAATTTGTCAGGAGAGGGTGAACAGTATATCTATCACTCCAAGGGACATGCACTCAATCCGGGGCAGAGAGACTGGACAAGCTACCAACCATGGCAATCCAAGCCTGAACCATGA